One stretch of Nitratiruptor tergarcus DSM 16512 DNA includes these proteins:
- a CDS encoding peptide deformylase, with translation MAEILTYPDHTLLQISGLIRDFKDPNLVQIIDEMKKTIEENSLQALAAIQIGIPLRIIVLKKDDDYEVMINPVIYGKEGKYFASTESDESLPNIEVTVNRYPVIKIMYEDREGNQKFYTAKDDEAVLLQRKIDMIFGGYLFDKLSKKEQKKFFKEYGSYGDTCPTSFVKDKILTALRLFLVSHFVLLIFALFANFAKFVLSYNTPLFILEFAWLIFYALYAKYETTKYKNCTSCQGANVFGTSAIYLAVIVVLYGGSWLIKSF, from the coding sequence ATGGCAGAAATTCTCACCTATCCTGATCATACGCTTTTACAAATTTCTGGGCTAATAAGAGATTTCAAAGATCCAAATCTTGTGCAGATTATTGATGAGATGAAAAAGACAATTGAAGAAAACAGTCTCCAAGCACTTGCAGCTATACAAATTGGCATACCTCTAAGAATAATAGTGCTCAAAAAAGATGATGATTATGAAGTGATGATAAATCCTGTCATTTATGGCAAAGAAGGAAAATACTTTGCTTCAACCGAGAGTGATGAGAGTTTACCAAACATAGAAGTAACCGTTAATCGCTACCCTGTTATAAAAATCATGTATGAAGATAGAGAGGGAAATCAAAAATTTTATACTGCGAAAGATGATGAAGCCGTACTTTTGCAGCGAAAAATCGACATGATATTTGGTGGTTATCTGTTTGATAAGCTCTCAAAAAAGGAGCAAAAAAAGTTTTTTAAAGAGTATGGCAGCTACGGTGATACATGCCCTACCTCTTTTGTCAAAGATAAGATCCTTACAGCTTTGCGTCTCTTTCTAGTTAGCCACTTTGTTTTACTTATATTTGCACTTTTTGCAAACTTTGCAAAGTTTGTTCTCTCGTACAATACCCCTCTTTTTATACTTGAATTTGCATGGCTTATTTTTTATGCGCTCTATGCAAAATATGAGACAACAAAATATAAAAACTGTACATCCTGTCAAGGGGCCAATGTATTTGGTACCAGTGCAATCTATTTGGCTGTTATTGTAGTGCTCTATGGAGGATCATGGCTCATAAAAAGCTTTTAA
- a CDS encoding NAD(P)/FAD-dependent oxidoreductase, whose protein sequence is MARIVVLGAGVSGHTAATFAKHWLGDKHEVVVVSPNSKWNWIPSNIWVGVGEMAPEDVVFELAPVYQKAGIDFKQAKAVSIHPEGKEGSDRPYVTIEYTDPNKAGQTEEVEYDYLINATGPKLNFAATPGLGPDEGNSLSVCTYLHAAEANTHFQNAIERMKKGEKVKFLIGTGHGMCTCQGAAFEYIFNIEHELREAGVRDKAEIKWISNEQFLGDFGVAGLHIKWGGHIVSSKVLAESLFAERGVDWITGAHVKEVQKGKLQYELLDGTEGEETFDFAMLIPPFSGVGLKAYDKAGNDITDKVFAPNGFMKVDADYTPKPFEEWKASDWPKYYQNPDYLNMFAVGIAFAPPHPISKPAKSVNGTPITPAPPRTGMPSGIIGKTVAQTITEVINGKYSLEEVKEKGHHASMAEMGAACVASTGKSLMNGSAVALTVYPVVPDYDRFPGTGRDPDYTFGEIGLAGHWIKHILHYMFMWKAQLKPGWTLIPE, encoded by the coding sequence TTTCTGGACATACTGCTGCTACTTTTGCTAAACACTGGCTTGGAGACAAACATGAAGTAGTAGTTGTCTCTCCAAACAGTAAATGGAACTGGATTCCATCAAACATCTGGGTTGGTGTTGGTGAAATGGCACCAGAAGATGTTGTATTTGAGCTTGCGCCAGTCTATCAAAAAGCTGGAATCGATTTTAAACAAGCTAAAGCTGTCTCTATCCATCCAGAAGGAAAAGAGGGAAGTGACAGACCTTACGTTACAATCGAATATACCGATCCAAACAAAGCTGGACAGACTGAAGAGGTAGAGTATGACTACCTTATCAATGCCACAGGTCCAAAGCTCAACTTCGCTGCAACTCCGGGACTTGGACCAGACGAAGGTAATTCACTCTCAGTCTGTACATATCTCCATGCGGCAGAAGCAAATACCCATTTTCAAAATGCAATTGAGCGTATGAAAAAAGGGGAAAAAGTAAAATTCCTCATCGGTACTGGACACGGTATGTGTACATGTCAGGGAGCTGCATTTGAATATATCTTCAACATCGAGCATGAGCTTCGAGAAGCAGGCGTAAGAGATAAAGCAGAAATCAAGTGGATCTCTAACGAGCAGTTCCTCGGAGACTTTGGTGTTGCAGGTCTTCATATCAAATGGGGTGGACATATTGTTAGCTCTAAAGTTTTAGCTGAGTCACTCTTTGCAGAGCGTGGCGTTGACTGGATCACTGGAGCACATGTCAAAGAGGTACAAAAAGGAAAACTGCAATATGAACTTCTCGATGGAACAGAAGGAGAAGAGACATTTGATTTTGCAATGCTTATTCCTCCATTTAGTGGTGTAGGTCTAAAAGCATACGACAAAGCTGGTAATGACATCACTGATAAAGTTTTCGCACCAAATGGTTTCATGAAGGTAGATGCAGACTACACTCCAAAACCGTTTGAAGAGTGGAAAGCAAGTGACTGGCCAAAATATTATCAAAACCCAGATTACCTCAATATGTTTGCAGTAGGTATCGCATTTGCACCGCCTCATCCAATTAGTAAACCAGCAAAATCTGTAAATGGCACGCCAATCACACCAGCACCTCCAAGAACAGGTATGCCTTCAGGAATTATTGGTAAAACTGTTGCGCAAACTATCACAGAGGTAATTAACGGCAAATATAGCCTCGAAGAGGTAAAAGAGAAAGGTCACCATGCCTCTATGGCAGAGATGGGTGCGGCGTGTGTTGCTTCAACTGGAAAGAGCCTCATGAATGGTTCTGCAGTAGCATTGACCGTTTATCCTGTTGTACCTGATTATGACAGATTCCCAGGAACTGGTCGTGATCCAGACTACACTTTTGGTGAAATCGGTCTTGCAGGACACTGGATCAAACATATCCTCCACTATATGTTTATGTGGAAGGCGCAGCTCAAACCTGGATGGACACTCATCCCTGAATAA